A window of Drosophila subobscura isolate 14011-0131.10 chromosome E, UCBerk_Dsub_1.0, whole genome shotgun sequence contains these coding sequences:
- the LOC117890577 gene encoding serine protease grass-like — protein sequence MKHAVTVLLALVACHAVGSLRLLERRCSSKSRHHRRLIGGLDSELFSTPWIAYLHRNGKFVCAGSLVTYRFVLTAAHCIPYREELVVRLGEYDARTHTDCREQGCALPAQDFAIESFHPHPSYTTITHYDIALLKLKTQVVEQNNMTPICIVLDTTDTWQRYVDSIEQFSVAGWGKTETGALSHVLKAANVTQVDRYSCLADYGYDATENHICAGDVVRRACEGDSGGPLVTTVTNERVDFKVQLGIVSYGEGTCNGLSVFTNVRAYIPWIEDTIKNNNE from the exons ATGAAGCACGCCGTGACTGTGCTGCTAGCTCTCGTGGCATGCCACGCCGTTGGATCGCTGCGTTTACTCGAACGTCGTTGCAGCTCAAAGTCGCGACACCATCGCCGTCTCATAGGTGGACTGGATTCCGAATTGTTTTCGACACCTTGGATCGCATATCTGCATAGAAATGGCAAATTTGTGTGCGCCGGATCACTCGTCACTTATc gCTTCGTTCTGACTGCTGCTCATTGCATACCGTATCGGGAGGAGCT TGTGGTGCGACTGGGCGAATACGATGCTAGGACCCACACCGATTGCAGGGAGCAAGGCTGTGCACTGCCTGCCCAAGACTTTGCCATCGAGTCCTTCCATCCGCATCCCTCCTACACGACCATCACGCACTATGACATCGCGCTGCTCAAACTCAAAACTCAAGTGGTGGAGCAAA ACAACATGACACCGATCTGCATTGTGTTGGACACGACGGACACGTGGCAGCGCTACGTCGACTCCATTGAACAGTTCTCTGTGGCAGGGTGGGGCAAGACCGAAACGGGTGCCTTGAGCCACGTACTCAAGGCGGCGAATGTCACGCAGGTGGACCGATACAGCTGCCTGGCAGACTATGGCTATGACGCCACTGAGAATCACATCTGTGCTGGCGATGTGGTGCGCCGTGCATGTGAGGGCGACTCGGGGGGCCCACTGGTTACCACAGTGACCAATGAACGGGTCGACTTTAAGGTTCAGCTCGGCATTGTCAGCTATGGCGAGGGCACTTGCAATGGCCTCAGTGTATTCACGAATGTTAGAGCCTACATTCCATGGATTGAAGACACCATAAAGAACAACAACGAATAG
- the LOC117892578 gene encoding uncharacterized protein LOC117892578 isoform X1, translated as MKHFGNDKIMGHSWDFLTPRKDEVEESTQTDCSRMQDVESDPRTSAGKESPKKGCLKGNPPESGNERIFVLRNCNQCQDYTVAPCCKCRCPRKTTSCKGNCKGEGKGEGETVEGCPRRQTTPERHEGGTCPLCQSRSGEQADSNGLCGGLCKECNCRIHDAMGKYFMQRAELPPYHQSLHQPYGYAAFPYSLPLPLPPVQQAWGGRRSASKGQPTVCDMRQPSGTNCDCPSAQAAPQMISQQAPLQAPEEQAPAPQTGQWQPISQPWAPQQPQQVQQILADPSGAAPLNIIVLQDCDNNALIDQLTTAISRSGGQGQPPPPLGMDVPHGYSNYKYNNPLSYSYTDYEMADYNRAASQQQQYSRHMDYDDGYNMEMDGYMDTYQQSRSSCDMASCPVQKPPAACACAKTRSCTCKSCQSEGKPSSSENRSCNCDCKCPTCECKTQPEDCEPSCEGDCARKCCKTELSALLTKALEIFIGLSEQPKKRRSKHRPYSSYSKKKGVSNADYLRLKRSKSRKRVASGSTLLAMSEAHKEEFPLEFSSMHTATHTPTQSGVATPQHTHPHTPRESHHELGKRDYLPHGSDAAPFFLPNCEKNRCKHDCQGRCSKPPHNCGKGCKGHCKGPCHKRGGGDAASRRQERSVASRHARCFQCNAGKALDAGRTWQPVDTADLPNERASKLSKAGGGCAGCAGGSGRRSGGDGHVRRKNGLLGLSPIAHYRPGMLQFPVNYLLTGANTRRSLVRTAAGVTLHQSPHVNLAEHTQMQPPRRNRKRSKWQTVPSRPPGKYALSEIEQRGR; from the exons ATGAAACATTTCGGAAACGATAAAATTATGGGCCACTCCTGGGACTTTCTGACTCCTCGCAAGGATGAGGTGGAGGAGAGCACACAGACGGACTGCTCCAGGATGCAGGACGTTGAGAGTGATCCACGGACATCGGCGGGGAAAGAGTCGCCCAAGAAGGGTTGCCTCAAGGGAAACCCTCCCGAGTCCGGCAACGAGCGCATCTTTGTGCTGCGCAACTGCAATCAGTGCCAGGACTACACAGTGGCGCCCTGCTGCAAGTGCCGCTGCCCGCGCAAGACCACCTCCTGCAAGGGCAACTGCAAGGGCGAGGGCAAGGGCGAGGGCGAGACTGTCGAAGGTTGTCCCAGGCGCCAGACAACGCCGGAACGGCACGAGGGCGGCACCTGTCCGCTCTGCCAGAGCCGCAGCGGTGAGCAGGCGGACAGCAACGGGTTGTGCGGGGGATTGTGCAAGGAGTGCAACTGCAGGATCCACGATGCCATGGGGAAATACTTTATGCAGCGAGCGGAGCTGCCACCTTACCATCAGTCGCTGCATCAGCCGTATGGTTATGCCGCGTTCCCTTactcactgccactgccactgccaccggtGCAACAGGCTTGGGGCGGTCGAAGGTCCGCCTCAAAGGGACAGCCAACGGTATGTGATATGAGGCAGCCGTCCGGGACTAACTGTGACTGTCCGTCTGCCCAGGCTGCGCCACAAATGATTTCACAACAGGCGCCACTGCAGGCTCCAGAAGAACAGGCGCCGGCACCACAGACTGGACAATGGCAGCCGATAAGCCAGCCTTGGGCGCcacagcaaccgcagcaggtgcagcagaTATTGGCGGATCCCAGTGGGGCGGCGCCGCTGAACATTATTGTGCTGCAGGACTGCGACAATAATGCGCTCATCGATCAGCTGACCACGGCCATCAGTCGGAGCGGCGGCCAGgggcagccaccgccgcctcttGGCATGGATGTGCCTCACGGATACAGCAACTACAAGTACAACAATCCGctcagctacagctacacaGACTACGAGATGGCGGACTACAATcgagctgccagccagcagcagcagtacagcAGGCACATGGACTACGATGATGGCTACAACATGGAAATGGATG GCTACATGGACACGTATCAGCAGAGTCGCAGCTCGTGCGACATGGCCTCCTGTCCGGTGCAGAAGCCGCCCGcagcctgtgcctgtgccaagACCCGCAGCTGCACCTGCAAGTCCTGCCAGAGTGAGGGCAagccgagcagcagcgagaaTAGATCCTGCAATTGCGACTGCAAGTGTCCCACCTGCGAGTGCAAGACCCAACCGGAGGACTGTGAGCCCAGCTGCGAGGGCGACTGTGCCCGCAAGTGCTGCAAAACGGAACTCTCCGCGCTGCTCACCAAGGCGCTGGAGATCTTCATTGGCCTCTCGGAGCAGCCGAAGAAGCGGAGATCCAAGCACAGGCCATACTCCAGCTACAGCAAGAAGAAGGGCGTCTCCAATGCGGATTACCTCAGGCTGAAGAGGAGCAAAAGCCGCAAGCGAGTGGCCTCCGGCTCCACCCTGCTGGCGATGAGTGAAGCCCACAAAGAGGAGTTCCCATTGGAATTCAGCAGCATGCACACCGctacgcacacacccacacagagcGGAGTAGCCAcaccgcaacacacacacccgcacactcCACGCGAAAGTCATCATGAACTGGGCAAGCGGGACTATCTGCCCCATGGCAGCGACGCGGCACCTTTCTTTCTGCCCAACTGCGAGAAGAATCGCTGCAAGCACGACTGCCAGGGCAGGTGCAGCAAGCCGCCCCACAACTGCGGCAAGGGCTGCAAGGGACACTGCAAGGGACCCTGCCACAAGCGCGGTGGCGGAGATGCcgccagcaggcggcaggagcGCAGCGTGGCCTCCAGGCACGCGCGCTGTTTCCAGTGCAATGCGGGCAAGGCCCTGGATGCTGGACGCACCTGGCAGCCGGTGGACACGGCTGACTTGCCAAATGAAAGAGCCAGCAAGCTCAGCAAAGCCGGAGGTGGCTGTGCCGGTTGTGCGGGCGGCTCGGGACGTCGCAGTGGCGGTGATGGCCatgtcaggcgcaagaacggACTCCTCGGCCTCAGTCCCATTGCCCATTATCGCCCGGGAATGCTGCAGTTTCCCGTCAACTATCTGCTCACCGGCGCCAATACGCGACGGAGTCTGGTGCGCACCGCTGCCGGGGTGACGCTCCACCAGAGTCCCCACGTGAACCTGGcggagcacacacaaatgcagcCTCCAAGGAGAAATCGAAAGAGATCGAAGTGGCAGACAGTTCCATCGCGGCCACCGGGAAAATATGCATTATCCGAGATCGAGCAGCGTGGCCGATAA
- the LOC117892578 gene encoding uncharacterized protein LOC117892578 isoform X2 — MKHFGNDKIMGHSWDFLTPRKDEVEESTQTDCSRMQDVESDPRTSAGKESPKKGCLKGNPPESGNERIFVLRNCNQCQDYTVAPCCKCRCPRKTTSCKGNCKGEGKGEGETVEGCPRRQTTPERHEGGTCPLCQSRSGEQADSNGLCGGLCKECNCRIHDAMGKYFMQRAELPPYHQSLHQPYGYAAFPYSLPLPLPPVQQAWGGRRSASKGQPTAAPQMISQQAPLQAPEEQAPAPQTGQWQPISQPWAPQQPQQVQQILADPSGAAPLNIIVLQDCDNNALIDQLTTAISRSGGQGQPPPPLGMDVPHGYSNYKYNNPLSYSYTDYEMADYNRAASQQQQYSRHMDYDDGYNMEMDGYMDTYQQSRSSCDMASCPVQKPPAACACAKTRSCTCKSCQSEGKPSSSENRSCNCDCKCPTCECKTQPEDCEPSCEGDCARKCCKTELSALLTKALEIFIGLSEQPKKRRSKHRPYSSYSKKKGVSNADYLRLKRSKSRKRVASGSTLLAMSEAHKEEFPLEFSSMHTATHTPTQSGVATPQHTHPHTPRESHHELGKRDYLPHGSDAAPFFLPNCEKNRCKHDCQGRCSKPPHNCGKGCKGHCKGPCHKRGGGDAASRRQERSVASRHARCFQCNAGKALDAGRTWQPVDTADLPNERASKLSKAGGGCAGCAGGSGRRSGGDGHVRRKNGLLGLSPIAHYRPGMLQFPVNYLLTGANTRRSLVRTAAGVTLHQSPHVNLAEHTQMQPPRRNRKRSKWQTVPSRPPGKYALSEIEQRGR, encoded by the exons ATGAAACATTTCGGAAACGATAAAATTATGGGCCACTCCTGGGACTTTCTGACTCCTCGCAAGGATGAGGTGGAGGAGAGCACACAGACGGACTGCTCCAGGATGCAGGACGTTGAGAGTGATCCACGGACATCGGCGGGGAAAGAGTCGCCCAAGAAGGGTTGCCTCAAGGGAAACCCTCCCGAGTCCGGCAACGAGCGCATCTTTGTGCTGCGCAACTGCAATCAGTGCCAGGACTACACAGTGGCGCCCTGCTGCAAGTGCCGCTGCCCGCGCAAGACCACCTCCTGCAAGGGCAACTGCAAGGGCGAGGGCAAGGGCGAGGGCGAGACTGTCGAAGGTTGTCCCAGGCGCCAGACAACGCCGGAACGGCACGAGGGCGGCACCTGTCCGCTCTGCCAGAGCCGCAGCGGTGAGCAGGCGGACAGCAACGGGTTGTGCGGGGGATTGTGCAAGGAGTGCAACTGCAGGATCCACGATGCCATGGGGAAATACTTTATGCAGCGAGCGGAGCTGCCACCTTACCATCAGTCGCTGCATCAGCCGTATGGTTATGCCGCGTTCCCTTactcactgccactgccactgccaccggtGCAACAGGCTTGGGGCGGTCGAAGGTCCGCCTCAAAGGGACAGCCAACG GCTGCGCCACAAATGATTTCACAACAGGCGCCACTGCAGGCTCCAGAAGAACAGGCGCCGGCACCACAGACTGGACAATGGCAGCCGATAAGCCAGCCTTGGGCGCcacagcaaccgcagcaggtgcagcagaTATTGGCGGATCCCAGTGGGGCGGCGCCGCTGAACATTATTGTGCTGCAGGACTGCGACAATAATGCGCTCATCGATCAGCTGACCACGGCCATCAGTCGGAGCGGCGGCCAGgggcagccaccgccgcctcttGGCATGGATGTGCCTCACGGATACAGCAACTACAAGTACAACAATCCGctcagctacagctacacaGACTACGAGATGGCGGACTACAATcgagctgccagccagcagcagcagtacagcAGGCACATGGACTACGATGATGGCTACAACATGGAAATGGATG GCTACATGGACACGTATCAGCAGAGTCGCAGCTCGTGCGACATGGCCTCCTGTCCGGTGCAGAAGCCGCCCGcagcctgtgcctgtgccaagACCCGCAGCTGCACCTGCAAGTCCTGCCAGAGTGAGGGCAagccgagcagcagcgagaaTAGATCCTGCAATTGCGACTGCAAGTGTCCCACCTGCGAGTGCAAGACCCAACCGGAGGACTGTGAGCCCAGCTGCGAGGGCGACTGTGCCCGCAAGTGCTGCAAAACGGAACTCTCCGCGCTGCTCACCAAGGCGCTGGAGATCTTCATTGGCCTCTCGGAGCAGCCGAAGAAGCGGAGATCCAAGCACAGGCCATACTCCAGCTACAGCAAGAAGAAGGGCGTCTCCAATGCGGATTACCTCAGGCTGAAGAGGAGCAAAAGCCGCAAGCGAGTGGCCTCCGGCTCCACCCTGCTGGCGATGAGTGAAGCCCACAAAGAGGAGTTCCCATTGGAATTCAGCAGCATGCACACCGctacgcacacacccacacagagcGGAGTAGCCAcaccgcaacacacacacccgcacactcCACGCGAAAGTCATCATGAACTGGGCAAGCGGGACTATCTGCCCCATGGCAGCGACGCGGCACCTTTCTTTCTGCCCAACTGCGAGAAGAATCGCTGCAAGCACGACTGCCAGGGCAGGTGCAGCAAGCCGCCCCACAACTGCGGCAAGGGCTGCAAGGGACACTGCAAGGGACCCTGCCACAAGCGCGGTGGCGGAGATGCcgccagcaggcggcaggagcGCAGCGTGGCCTCCAGGCACGCGCGCTGTTTCCAGTGCAATGCGGGCAAGGCCCTGGATGCTGGACGCACCTGGCAGCCGGTGGACACGGCTGACTTGCCAAATGAAAGAGCCAGCAAGCTCAGCAAAGCCGGAGGTGGCTGTGCCGGTTGTGCGGGCGGCTCGGGACGTCGCAGTGGCGGTGATGGCCatgtcaggcgcaagaacggACTCCTCGGCCTCAGTCCCATTGCCCATTATCGCCCGGGAATGCTGCAGTTTCCCGTCAACTATCTGCTCACCGGCGCCAATACGCGACGGAGTCTGGTGCGCACCGCTGCCGGGGTGACGCTCCACCAGAGTCCCCACGTGAACCTGGcggagcacacacaaatgcagcCTCCAAGGAGAAATCGAAAGAGATCGAAGTGGCAGACAGTTCCATCGCGGCCACCGGGAAAATATGCATTATCCGAGATCGAGCAGCGTGGCCGATAA